From the Burkholderia mayonis genome, one window contains:
- a CDS encoding 4Fe-4S dicluster domain-containing protein, whose protein sequence is MTQMALVIDLNVCVGCHACVTSCKEWNTSGSAGALSDTRPYDADPSGTFFNRVQTFEAGEFPLADTIHFPKSCLHCEDPPCVPVCPTGASYKRKEDGLVLVDYDKCIGCKYCAWACPYGARELDEARKEMTKCTLCADRIHDDALPERDRKPACVLACPTSARLFGDIHDPESVASQAIRERGGYQLMPEWGTRPANHYLPRRTTTACSSGDACSCRSAGAEPALASAGDDLAHAQVQLAALAKRV, encoded by the coding sequence ATGACGCAAATGGCGCTCGTAATCGATCTGAACGTGTGCGTGGGATGCCACGCGTGCGTGACGAGCTGCAAGGAATGGAATACGTCGGGCTCGGCGGGCGCGCTGTCGGATACGCGGCCTTACGACGCCGATCCGTCCGGCACGTTCTTCAACCGCGTGCAGACGTTCGAGGCGGGAGAATTCCCGCTCGCCGACACCATCCATTTCCCGAAGTCGTGCCTGCATTGCGAAGATCCGCCGTGCGTGCCCGTATGCCCGACGGGCGCGAGCTACAAGCGCAAGGAGGACGGGCTCGTGCTCGTCGATTACGACAAGTGCATCGGCTGCAAGTACTGCGCGTGGGCGTGTCCGTACGGCGCGCGCGAGCTCGACGAGGCGCGCAAGGAGATGACGAAATGCACGCTCTGCGCGGACCGCATTCATGACGACGCGCTGCCCGAGCGCGATCGCAAGCCCGCGTGCGTGCTCGCGTGCCCGACTTCGGCGCGCCTCTTCGGCGACATTCACGATCCGGAGTCGGTCGCATCGCAAGCGATTCGCGAGCGCGGCGGCTATCAGCTGATGCCGGAATGGGGAACGCGGCCCGCGAATCACTATCTGCCCCGACGCACGACGACGGCTTGCAGCAGCGGCGACGCGTGCTCGTGCCGATCGGCCGGCGCGGAACCGGCGCTCGCATCGGCCGGCGACGACCTGGCGCACGCACAAGTGCAACTCGCCGCGCTCGCGAAGCGCGTCTGA